In Dasania marina DSM 21967, one genomic interval encodes:
- the pdsR gene encoding proteobacterial dedicated sortase system response regulator, producing MPRHIAIVEDELAIAENYRDALVKQGYQVSIYNNRASALAAFALALPDLAIIDVGLGDEIEGGFDLCRELRQRSAELPIVFLTARESEFDVISGLRLGADDYLTKDISQAQMMVRIIALFRRVDAFKNPATQEDIIQQGPLTVNKERMTTLWREQAVELTVTEFWIIYVLAKKPGHVKNRQQLMDAANVVLDDNTITTHIKRLRKKFIAVDPQFTAIETVYGMGYRWKADSTA from the coding sequence ATGCCCCGCCACATAGCTATTGTTGAAGATGAACTCGCCATCGCCGAAAATTATCGCGATGCCTTGGTTAAGCAAGGATATCAAGTCAGTATTTATAATAATCGCGCCTCGGCGTTAGCGGCCTTTGCCTTGGCACTGCCGGACTTGGCGATTATTGATGTAGGCTTGGGAGATGAGATTGAAGGCGGTTTTGATTTATGCCGCGAGTTGCGCCAACGCAGCGCCGAGTTGCCCATTGTTTTTTTAACCGCCCGCGAAAGTGAGTTTGATGTTATCTCTGGCCTACGTTTAGGCGCCGACGATTACCTCACCAAGGACATTAGCCAAGCACAAATGATGGTGCGTATTATCGCCCTGTTTCGCCGCGTCGACGCTTTTAAAAATCCCGCCACGCAAGAAGATATTATTCAACAAGGGCCACTTACCGTTAACAAAGAACGCATGACCACACTCTGGCGCGAGCAGGCGGTAGAGTTAACCGTTACCGAGTTTTGGATTATTTATGTGCTGGCCAAAAAACCCGGTCACGTTAAAAATCGCCAACAACTAATGGACGCCGCCAATGTAGTGTTAGATGACAACACTATTACCACCCATATAAAACGGCTGCGTAAAAAGTTTATCGCCGTAGACCCACAGTTCACCGCCATAGAAACCGTTTACGGCATGGGCTATCGCTGGAAGGCTGACTCAACAGCATGA
- the pdsS gene encoding proteobacterial dedicated sortase system histidine kinase: MSLNKQLLCISLLLLAMPWAGCQYLQEMDSLLRKNQDQTLMASSKAIAAVLSQRAEELFPQQTSSKTIDPPLYFHSLSSALEVDGYPEGWQDIPALVTSNPNNSQQRSRYRSAIFQDQLYLFFEVQDSEVRYNNPSRSLTDDGDRIIISTGASSDTEKNRAYIFTTSAPGYVTARYLTAKGTYRESRIRAHWQDSEQGYHLEVAIPMALAAGKLAFTIVDQDRSDPPITQSYGPFSHYLDNPPAFIYQSPALAEQLAIFKQTGLRLKVYDQHGWLLAKQGSFATSSTNDSHWLIKKLYRAVLQAQPQQLSNYPAEQAILQRPEIQQAFQQQVSSQHYRDSSRRNHRIIASAAPIQLHTENGSRVIASLVAEQSSEQMAALTDTAFKRLLGKSLGVMSIVGLGLLGYASLLSWRIRKLSRATQYVINDQGQWLGDFPHSNSKDEIGELSRSYGQLLARIRDYTEYLQTLSRKLSHELRTPLAIIHSSLDNLSHQNLNDQSVVYQDRAKQGALRLGNILTAMSEASRVEESISHAEMENVDINALVNSLSQAYQDCYPSKVITLRNTLPSDCTLHASPDLLVQLLDKLMDNAASFCPDGGHIIFAVQQHKQEISISLSNDGPLLPEKMRGQLFDNMVSMRDDKQDSTHLGLGLHIAYLIAQFHQGKISGQNRDDNSGVIFTLSLPLSLI; the protein is encoded by the coding sequence ATGAGCCTAAACAAACAATTACTCTGTATTAGTTTATTGCTGTTAGCCATGCCCTGGGCCGGCTGCCAATATCTACAAGAAATGGACAGTCTGTTACGCAAAAATCAAGATCAAACCCTAATGGCAAGCAGCAAGGCCATTGCTGCAGTATTGTCACAGCGAGCGGAAGAGCTATTTCCTCAACAAACCAGCAGCAAAACAATAGACCCGCCATTATATTTTCACAGCTTAAGTAGCGCCTTAGAAGTAGACGGCTACCCCGAAGGCTGGCAGGACATACCCGCACTAGTCACCAGTAACCCCAACAACAGCCAACAGCGCAGCCGCTACCGCAGTGCCATCTTTCAAGATCAACTGTATTTATTTTTTGAAGTTCAAGATAGCGAGGTGCGTTATAACAATCCTTCGCGCTCACTCACCGACGATGGCGATAGAATTATTATTAGCACGGGCGCTAGTAGCGATACGGAAAAAAACAGAGCCTATATTTTTACCACCTCGGCACCGGGCTATGTGACTGCCCGCTACCTCACCGCCAAAGGCACTTATCGCGAATCACGTATACGCGCCCACTGGCAGGATAGCGAGCAAGGCTATCATCTTGAAGTTGCCATACCCATGGCCTTGGCGGCAGGTAAACTAGCCTTTACTATTGTTGATCAAGATCGTAGCGATCCGCCTATCACACAAAGCTACGGCCCTTTCTCCCACTACTTAGATAATCCCCCTGCGTTTATTTACCAAAGCCCTGCGCTAGCAGAACAATTAGCTATTTTTAAACAAACGGGCTTGCGTTTAAAAGTGTATGACCAGCACGGCTGGCTATTGGCAAAACAAGGCAGCTTTGCTACTAGTAGCACTAACGATTCACACTGGCTCATTAAAAAACTGTATAGGGCGGTATTACAAGCACAACCCCAGCAACTCAGTAACTACCCTGCCGAGCAAGCGATATTACAGCGCCCAGAAATCCAGCAGGCTTTTCAACAGCAAGTCAGCAGCCAGCACTACCGCGATAGCAGCCGCCGTAATCACCGCATTATTGCCAGCGCCGCGCCGATACAACTACATACGGAAAACGGCAGTCGCGTTATTGCCAGCCTAGTGGCCGAACAAAGCAGCGAACAAATGGCCGCGCTTACCGATACGGCCTTTAAACGTCTGCTGGGAAAAAGTTTGGGGGTGATGAGCATAGTAGGCTTAGGGTTGTTGGGCTACGCCAGCCTGCTCTCGTGGCGCATACGTAAACTTAGCCGCGCCACCCAGTATGTGATTAACGATCAAGGGCAGTGGCTAGGTGACTTCCCCCACAGCAATAGCAAAGATGAAATAGGCGAACTCAGCCGTAGCTATGGCCAGCTATTAGCACGTATTAGAGATTACACCGAATATCTACAAACCCTATCGCGCAAACTATCACATGAGCTGCGCACACCTTTGGCGATTATTCACAGCTCGCTGGATAATTTAAGCCATCAGAATTTGAACGACCAAAGCGTCGTTTATCAAGACAGAGCCAAGCAAGGGGCGCTGCGCTTAGGCAATATTTTAACCGCCATGAGCGAAGCCAGCCGCGTAGAAGAAAGTATTAGCCACGCCGAAATGGAAAACGTGGATATTAACGCCCTAGTCAACAGCCTTAGCCAGGCTTATCAAGATTGCTACCCCAGCAAAGTCATAACGCTACGCAACACACTGCCTAGCGACTGCACGTTGCATGCTTCGCCGGATTTATTAGTGCAATTATTGGATAAGCTAATGGATAACGCCGCCAGCTTTTGCCCCGATGGTGGCCATATTATTTTTGCGGTGCAACAACATAAACAGGAAATATCGATTAGCCTCAGTAACGACGGCCCACTGCTACCAGAAAAAATGCGCGGTCAGTTATTCGATAATATGGTGTCAATGCGTGACGACAAACAAGACAGCACTCATTTAGGTTTAGGCCTGCATATAGCTTATCTCATTGCCCAATTTCATCAGGGCAAAATTAGCGGCCAAAATCGCGATGATAATAGTGGAGTTATATTTACCCTTAGCCTACCGCTGTCATTAATATAA